Below is a genomic region from Helianthus annuus cultivar XRQ/B chromosome 2, HanXRQr2.0-SUNRISE, whole genome shotgun sequence.
TCGGGTGATCCTTATCACTAACTCATGTTAATTTTCACAGTTAAATGTATGCGAAATGACTAGATTGCCctgaataataaaaaaaaataaaaaataaagatgACCTGATCTTCTTCCTCCTCTCTCTTTCAAACCCACCACCATAGGCTACCCTCATCTTTGCCACTACCATTTAGAACCAGCTACAAAATTTAGAATCGTCAAACGAAAACAGAGTACGGATCATAAAGAGAAAACAAATTTGATACAGCAGAATTTGACAGCAAATTCACCAAAACCTAAACTAAATCGATTCATACGCGCAGATTTACTCAAAACGATCGAAAACTGAACAAAATTTGGTAGAAAATTCACCAAAACACAAACTAAATCAATTCAACACACAGATTTATTCAAAAAGAACGAAAATCGAACAGTATTTTACCAGCAGATTCAACAAATGTATTGATTCATACACACAGATTTACTCAAACCGAACTAAAATGTATCGAGGCAGTAAATCTCCCAACATGAATTGCCGACTTGAATTCCGGCTTGATCGATGTGTATGCTGATGATCTCCCTCATCTCTCAGTGGTTGAATCAGTCGAGTTTATCTACTACGATGTGTCGGTAGAAACGGTGTGATCGATGGAGTGAAGAAGAGGAAATACAATCAGTTGATAAGATTCGATTGCAAGTGGTGGCAGAGGTGGTTTTATGTGGTGGCGTGAGTGGTGGTTTGTCAAAAATTGGGGGCTGGGTGGGGAGATGACGGTGATGATTGGTGATTGGAGAAGATAAGGGTGGCCTTATGGTTgtgggttttagagagagagagtaggaagaagatgatggtggccatctttatttttatttttttttgttattcagGGGCAATCTAGTCATTTCGCATATATTTAACTTAGAAAATTAATCTGGGTTAGTGATAAGGATCACCCGAGTGTAAAATTTGCAACCACTGGGACCAACtctgtaattagtaaaccactaggaccaaatctgcaatatttgcaaaccacagggaccaaccaggcATTTAACTCTAAGTAAATCAAATATAGGTTGGTCAAAAGAGTTTAACCTAACAAATAACAACTTTCTTATATGTAAAAGGAATTAAAACATGCTACTTATTTTTAGTATACTATTGTTATTAGTTAGAAacgattatttttttttaaataaagttttacaTGGATGTATCATGTTAAAAATTGTCACTACAAGAAACTGGCACCTTTTCTTGTGTTTTCGATGATTAACATTTTCGTCTACCCACCTGTGTTCATTTTTTTGGTTTCGAGACGTTTCGTGGATGAAGAACACTTGTTTGGCTTGCGAAGCGAATATAAGTTGATCGTTTTTGTCCCATTCATGTTCAGTGCATATACTAGTGCTTATACTAGCGATATTATTGTCTTGGTTTACACCCCTTCGAGTATCGAACCACTTGCATCGAAATAGGACAATTGAATAATCATTTGTATAACGCAACTCAATAATTTCTTCTAATTGGCCATAAAATTTCACACCGTTCTCTCCAACCACTTCCACCCCAGAGTTTTGCGTTGCGCATTTTGCATCACGTTCAAGTGTCTTAAACCTAACACCGCTGACTATGCAAGTAGTGTAAGTGTAAGCAGTCATTTTCGCACAAATTGAAAGAGCATACAACTCTGGGTGGAATTATGGAGAATTTTGTGTTTTCATCGAATGGACCTAACAAATATAAAGTAATAATGTTTGTTATATATGTATTACCTAGCAAGTGTAGAGTAATGtgtgttatatatgtattatacctTATGGAGAAACCATCCCGGAAATTTGGTTTTAATGTTTGTTACATATCTTGTGTCGCCGGTATTTCTCTTTGTCGCCGCTAAAGGGTTGACCAGAGATAAGGTCTGTGTGGCTAGGGTTTAAAGTTCTGACACATACTTTTAGCGGAGAGAAATATCGCCACTAATGACCATGATCTTGTCGCCGCTAATACCTTTTAAATCCCCAACCGTTAGATCAGGATtttgatcaacggctggggtttGGTTTCAGACACCGGGACGcggatcgaccaatagcggcgacatttGGCCTGTCGCCGCTAATGATATATACTTCTTGTAGTGTGTGGACAAAATATTTTAGCTTATTAAATTAAGAGAGGTGATTAAAAAGGATGCATTTATAACCCTTTACTAAAAGAGTGAGTGTGATGATTAATAATTTTGAAAATGGGTAGCAGGTGGGATTCAAACCCAGCCCTCTACTAAAACCAAATCTTGTTCTTATCACCATACTACACTTGTATTAATGTTAGCAAATATCACCGTAAATATAATATTctctttttatataaatatagatttattattttaattttggAGGCCCTAAGCCGTCGCCCAGTCCAATTACACTAGCAGGCCGACCCTCTAGACATGTGAAGAGTCTAAATTAATTGTTATTCTAAATAAACTAGTGTTATTCATCGTCGCGCGTTGCACGATTTACGATATGTTTTTGTTGTGTTCCGTATACGATGTATTCGACTCTCTAATACATGTGAATTGGACTTTATACGATGTATATACACATACAAACTGTATTAAATGGACATAGTAACGTTTAGGACAAGATACATATCAGATCAGTTCCATTTCAGATTGTTGCATCCAGTATTTGTCCACACTGCCTATGTTGCTGTTATCGCAGTATTGCTTCGGTGTTTTGCGGCGGTGGTGGGCCATTCCAGTTATTGGGTTGACCGCTCATGTTGTTGGGTTATGGCGGGCCATTCAGAACAGTAATAGAGGCCGTGTCATCCGCAATAGTTGTAATGCAATACATGTTAGCAAATTATGAGGTCAGTAGTGGTGTTCCAAAAAAAAACTCTATCAAAAAAACTTAAGAATGATGGCTCTACTGGTAGAATGCCGAAAGAAAAAAAGATGGAATCCCCGGATTCTTAGTCAACACACATGCAGTATAAATGCTTTATGCATAACATTTAAATCCAATACTTATCAATCACATTGTTAACATAACGACAATTCTTAATTGACTTATCCGCCTTATCTTGtattataaacaaaaaaagaaGGTTACCGCATCGGTAACAACATCATCAAGAGAGTGCAAATATGCACGAAGCCCATCCCTACCGCCATGTCGCAAACAAAATAGTAGATATACACAAATTAACACACAAAAATCACATGTATCTTATCTTATATCACATGGCTACTCCATTTaacttaaccaagttaacccTAAATAAGATTCAATCAGCCAATCATATGTACACACGCAAACAAACAGAGAAAAATATAGCGCCCTAAAACTGAAACATAACGAACACAAAATCCATATGCCCCATTTGACACCGGtccaattttataattttattattgAACATCAAACAATAGAATGGTTAAAAGGGCGTCTTTCAAATTTCAAGAAAGAAATATTTCCGCAAGGGCATAATGGTAATGTTAATTTCAAGAAAGAATGTACATTTTGGTTtgttgtttttttatgttttggcCTATAAATTTCGTCCAAACAGTATCATGAACACCTATGTTCCATAGATTTAGATTGTTGTAATAAACTAATAATCTAGTTTTTTAATTGTAGCCAACACAATAACTATTTATATAAAATTGTATAAAATGTGTTAGCGAGTCAACCCAACATGAACCGTTTTCACCAATGATAAAGATGACTCTTTTCAGCACTAATCTATTTCTACCAGTTAGCCAATCAACTTACCTTGGAGTTTAAAATTGAAGAATGGAGGAAGCAGTTGATCGTTAAGAAGACGGATAGTGGGATCTCTTAGTTCATCAAAGAACAGATGCACACAACCTTCTAACTGCTGttcaaagttaaaaaaaaaatcattactTCACCACTGCCCCTCTTAATTATAAATTtactatttttaatttttaatgtttttattttttggtttaGAGATGCTAACTTAGAACTTACACCAGTGCATCTTCAATTGGGTGAATACTGGAAAAACCTACAGACAGTTGCTCACATAACtataatttaaatattgtttatctatgATAAAAGAAGCATACCTTGTGCCATGGATGAGGCTTTATTTGTGGGAACCCGAATTCAGTAAAATATGGGTTCATGCATTTTATCTCTTTTCGCGTAGGAGTTCCAAAAACCTCTACAACATAAACACGGTCAAGAGTAACTTAAAGCACAGTAAGCAAAGGCACTAATGGCGCGTGGTGAGGGGCCGAGGTGAGGTGAAGCTCAGCCAAACTGCTTTGAGAGCACCTAGGCGCTCAGTGAACCGGTCTGACACCCTGGCTGAACCGGACAAAAAACGGTCAGAAATAACCTAAATTGGTCTGAGCCAGCTAAAAATGGCCTGTAATCGATCAGAAACCACCCTAAAACAACTAAAAATGGCCTGGAATACATGTGCCACTTGCTTGTCTTGGGCCCTCACTTCTTCAGATTCTTACACTTAGGCGAAAAGCTCACCCTTTGCACCTTGAGCCTTGACTACCTAGGATTAAATGGTGCTGGTTCTTCCGAAATATTTCACCCCCCTGCAATATCCAAATATAGATGGATAGTTGGAAACTTCTACAGCTAGCTGACCATTCATAAAACCTTACTACCTCTGCTCCCGAAAAAGTGAAAATTATATTTTGTTTCCCTTAGGCTCAGACTCTAGTAGGAAACGATACCACCATGGCGGCAGAGAAGGTTGCAAATAAGGGACTGCCATCCTTTAACCCTTCCATGCCAAGGAGAGTGCATCATCAATTTAACAATCAGATACTAActcatcatagcctcacaggaaATATGCATACCAGAAACACTAAACAACAAAAACAATCAGCAAGAGATAGTACAGTTTTACTACAGGTCACTGGAGTAGATGCATCCAAGAACGCCTCAGAGAAAGGTGCAACCCAACGACCACCACCACACCATCACCACTTAGGGTTCATGATTTTGGCAAAGAGCTAACCTTGCGACAAAACCTGTGGCAGCTTGATTGGTGAAGAACTAAACCGAAGGCCACCACCACACCATCGCCACCCAGGGTTTAAGGTCATTGGGTTTGGGCAAAGAACCCTTAAAACCACCTCAAACCCGACGACGAAGCCGGTGACAAACGATGGTGGTTCACCGACGCCCCAAAACCCGCATCAGAGCATCGATAAAACAGAGAAGCAAAGAAAAACATGCATGAAAGGATGTATGCAACAAAGGTAAGAAATGAGCACCACCTGGTGAAAAGGGAGATGACATCGATCTAAGTGGACGACCAAGATTTATACACATGGATGCCCATGATAAGAACACTATCCATTTAAGTTCTCCTATTAATAGATATTAATAATAACTTGTGACACTATGACGCTCAGAGTTTGTAAAAGAATCAAATTATCATGGCTGCAAATTAGGTTGCAAGTGAAAACCTACCATCCTGTAATTTTGCCACGCCAAAGTTTGAGCTTCAAAAATTTTCCAATTAAATCTATCTACTCATCATAGCCTCATGTTCAAGAAAACTCTATGCACATTAACCAACTAATATGCACCAATATAGACTCTAAACAGGCTGCAATACAGCAGTTGAAAAATGCTACCAATCTTCTTTAGATAGGTACAGCCCTAAAACAACTACAATGCAGCCAAACAACCTTTGGTTGCGTTAAAGTAGTAAAACAACTACAAAAATACTGCCAACATAATCAAATAGGGTTGCATTACAGCAGCtaaaactacaaaaaaaaaaaaaaaaaaaagttgagtaataacccttttataacttgtaaTGCATTCAGTTTTATAGAACTGAACTTTTCATGCTTGCAGTTTCACATATAACAATCTAAAGGCTCAAAATGCAAGGTCATTGTGACTGCAACCAACACCATTGCCTCACCAAAACAATGAACTGAGAAAATACACTTTGCACCATCACAGATTCCAAGTTTTTGAGTTTAACGTAACTGGAGCAACACAATATAACAGCTCTTAAATAAGTCTCTAGCAGCAACACTGATGGATTGAAGAGTGTTTCAGATGAACCAAAGGACACCATCATGGGAGACTAAATGTATCGTCAAGTTTGGTGCCAtcaagtgcactaattttaacgttattttactaattttgtgaaaatagtgttaaaagagggggatggttaatcatgcatcatgtggtggcgttgatagccaaAAGACAatggggtacatgcactaattggcctttgtcttaattgccgagtgttatgtgccttatgtccaaggtttgatgcaaaactaccatcgagccgggggtctcattggaagcaatctctctattcctatggggtagaggtaaggctgtctacatcttaccctcctcagaccctaccttagctttgccattggtgggatttactgagtatgatgatgatgatgattccaTACTTTGTGTATGCACCAATTGGGACTTTCACAATCCCATCAAATGTGAGCCTCTTATTCGTTGATGGTGGTTATAAGTAATCATCCAACTGTAGTACTACACAAAAAAGGCCAAAGAAAATGAAATCTTCGCTATACCTTTTTACTAACCAAGATAACTTAGCACTCTTCATGTAGATTTTAAAAGCAAAGTAACGATGTAACAAAATTAAACgcaatttcagaaaaaaaaaattagttgaTAAAAAACTTGTGGTAAGTTATCATCCAGATTTCTATTTTAGTAACTGATGTATGCATGCTTGAAATAGGTAGTAAGAACTATTTGGTGAGTTTTGGTTAAAAACCAAAAGGTAAAACGGTACCGTTTTGCTTGGAATCTGGGGAAATTATAACAAAACAAACACCAGAACTCAAAGCATCATCAGCTATTAAATGCTAACACAGTAAATGATTGGAAACCAGAGATTGTTATACAATATGACGCTAATTAGATTGTGGAGTTACCTGCTAACCAAGAACGCCTTGGAGTAAGGCCCAACCCCACGGCCACCACCATACCATCAAATGAATGGCCACCATCACACCATCGCCACCCAGCTTTAAGGGCATCGAGCTTGGCAAAGAAACCCTCACACCACCTCTAACCCAGCGACGAATCTGGTGACAAACGATGGATGTTCACTGGAAAACTCGCACCGTAGCATCAGTAGGGCAGAGAAGCAAAGGAAAACATGTATGAAAAGATTATGTAGTTGAGAAATGAGCACCAACTGGTAAAAGGGAGATGACATCGATCCAGGTGGACGGTAATACACATTGATGAACAGGATAAGAACACTTTTCATTTTAGTTCTCATTCCAGTTCTCATATTAATATTTACTAGCGGTAAGAGGTGTGCAAACAcaggtcgtttcttagaaaaccatccataatatattttaatagaAAGTATAAATAGGTGTATAGATATTGCAATCTTTCTTCTCTCTTCATCTCAATTTCTGAAATCAATTCATCTCAATTCTAAGATCCAACTCTCTCATCTCAATTCTAAGATCCAACTCTCTCACTGAACCGTGTCATCTCTCACGGAACCAACTCTCTCACTGAAcctgtgcaaacacgggtcgtttcttagaaaaccatgaaTAACACATTTTATTAAATGACGAATGATTATACATTTTTTTAGTTTGTTTAAGCTCGCGATCCTGATCGAGCTCAATAAGTGAAGCTCACGaacatttattaaatatatatttttaggcCCGAGCTCAGGCTCGGGCTCATTCAAGAACACAAATCAAGAACATACAGAGATAGATTGAAGATGATTTTAAGAATGTAATTCCCATCACCAGCTTGCATATCCGATGACGCGATATAACTTGTAAGATTCTTTTTCCTATCGGCTCATCGTATTTTGCTATATTTAGAGTTTCTGTTTGCACCTGTATGACCAAAAGTTCAAATCTTTTTATCATCATCATATTTACATAACATATTAATCAATATAACAACTTAGAAAAACCATGAAATCAAAGTCTATTGACTCTACAGATGACCCTTAGCCAATGTGTATCAATAAGCATGTGGTGCACAGAACTATGAAGCATAAACGGAACATTTAACAATAATTTGCCATAATTAACTTGATATAATAGGCTTAATTATGTCATCAGTTGCTTTTCTGATAGTAACAGTTCTACCTAAATGGGATCTTCTTAGCAAAACAAATGAAAAACTTAACATACGGAATGTATTTGAAGACTTACTTCGCCTGAGACTTGTCTTTAGGAAGTACGGTAGGATCTCGCTTAGCTTTGATACGGAATGACGAAATTACCCATGAGGATTTCAGTTGAAGCTTCTCTATCATACGATCAAACAAACTgtggtttcaaccactgttttctccacaaaacactgttttaacccaacaatgGTTTCAAACCACAATTTTAACCCAATAGTGGTTTCAACTACTGTTTTCTTCATAAAACACTGTTTTACCCACCAGTGGTTTCaaaccactgttttaacccaacagtggtttcaaaccacAGTTCTAGCCCAATAGTGGTTTCAACCACTATTTTCTTCATAAAACACTATTttacccaacagtggtttcaaaccatGGTTTTAATccaaacagtggtttcaaaccgCAGTTTTAACCCcacagtggtttcaaccactaCTTTCTCCACAAaaactgttttaacccaacagtagTTTCAACAAACATAAACTAATAAGATCAATTAACGATGCATATAAACACCTGCATGATCCGGGCCCTGGCTTCCTCAGTAGGATGAGGGAACTCAATCTTACGATCCAATCGTCCAGAACGCATGAGGGCAGGGTCCAAAATATCAGCACGATTTGTTGTTGTTATCACCTGCATTATCAATAATCTCACTTTGAGTAACATTTACTTTTTTAGAAACTTCCTATCATCTACCGGTTGTTTTTCATTCTATAGTACCTTAATTCTCTCATCACTGCTGAAACCATCCAACTGATTAAGTAGTTCTAACATAGTTCTCTGGACCTCCCTATCCCCGCTTACTTCATTGTTCAAACACAAGAACTTGTATCAGAAATACGTGTGACGAATACAATAGCTATATGAGAGTATTTTCTGCTCGTTACAAATGAAAAGACGAACGCTTTATTAATAGAACACTCCACTGTTTGTATTGTTTTCCTATGGTTTCCAACAGATTCGCACGGTGCAATAGTCCAGCATCTATTGTTGTTTTCAGCTCAGATAGCTTCCCGGATACCTTAAGTACGATTTGGGCTTGCTTGCCCAAATCTTCAGCAAAAGGATAGCGATTTGCCTCAAACGCTTCACATATCTTAAGAATTTTGCTCTTCGCTCTTTCTCCAGAAAAGAAAACCACAAAAACATTTTTCTTAAACTTTTCTCCTGAATTAGGATCAATAACAACTTCATCGACAAAAGATTGCCTCAGAAACACATTTCCTCTTGTAGCACAGAATAAGATTCTTTCAAAAGCCAAAGATCTTCCTTTGGACACAAGACAAGTGAGGAACCCTAATTTCACTTGTTTCCCTTGATCAGCTGTTGAATCCTACACATAAACATCAAACAGAATCATTAACTTCTAGAACCTACGCTAAAATATTATGAGATCATAGAAATGTACCTGATCCTTCAATAGAGGAGTTTCCAAAGATTCTTCAGCTGCCTGTTGTGATGAAGCTTCTTTTGATTGAACTTCAGACCTGCTTTGCACAGAACATG
It encodes:
- the LOC110919260 gene encoding V-type proton ATPase subunit a3-like, translated to MVGLVLFTRSEVQSKEASSQQAAEESLETPLLKDQDSTADQGKQVKLGFLTCLVSKGRSLAFERILFCATRGNVFLRQSFVDEVVIDPNSGEKFKKNVFVVFFSGERAKSKILKICEAFEANRYPFAEDLGKQAQIVLKVSGKLSELKTTIDAGLLHRANLLETIGKQYKQWSVLLIKLSGDREVQRTMLELLNQLDGFSSDERIKVITTTNRADILDPALMRSGRLDRKIEFPHPTEEARARIMQLQLKSSWVISSFRIKAKRDPTVLPKDKSQAKCKQKL